In bacterium, a single window of DNA contains:
- the gatB gene encoding Asp-tRNA(Asn)/Glu-tRNA(Gln) amidotransferase subunit GatB, whose protein sequence is MTQTDPVIKTQNSSILPENTYVSPNTGKTYYPVVGLEIHAELRTNSKMFCSCKNDPDEEKPNTNICAICMGHPGTLPVINKEAVKHVIKVGTAIGASIADYTEWDRKNYFYPDIPKGYQITQFAFPLITNGVINIDLGGGLPLQPVKITRIHLEEDTASSSHTKGDFSLVDFNRAGVPLMELVTEPVIHSAKVAGAFARELQLLLRYLNAGNANMEKGEMRVEVNISVSTEQGVFGTKAEIKNLNSFRSVERSIEFEIRRHVDVIEEGGKIVQETRGFDETTGKTFSQRAKENSNDYRYFPDPDLPKIFISEIPELAPDRIKTEIGELPWEKRARYKKDFGMKDEDAEMFVQNDTFRKFFDSFVGAENANHSPEKIKVGINYITSDIAGLVKKSSKTDILISVPFFIEMIDMIDKGELSSRAAKDILFKYWGTQAEGGAFVENINDETRSPKQIAEQEGLIQKNDPEALKKMIQEIIDVNQGVVAEYKAGKEASLQFLLGQIMKVSKGSVNPAVAKSTLIEIIK, encoded by the coding sequence ATGACACAAACAGACCCTGTAATAAAGACTCAAAACAGCTCAATTTTGCCTGAAAATACATATGTCTCACCAAATACTGGTAAAACATACTATCCGGTAGTCGGTCTTGAAATTCACGCAGAACTTAGAACAAATTCTAAGATGTTTTGTTCATGTAAAAATGATCCTGATGAAGAAAAGCCAAATACTAATATCTGTGCAATATGTATGGGTCATCCTGGGACTCTTCCTGTTATAAACAAGGAGGCTGTAAAACATGTGATAAAAGTTGGAACAGCAATTGGGGCAAGTATTGCAGATTATACAGAATGGGATCGTAAAAACTATTTTTATCCTGATATTCCAAAAGGTTATCAGATTACACAATTTGCTTTTCCTTTGATTACAAATGGAGTTATTAACATTGACCTTGGTGGTGGATTACCTTTGCAACCTGTCAAAATTACAAGAATTCACCTTGAAGAAGATACTGCAAGCTCAAGTCACACAAAAGGGGACTTTAGTCTCGTTGATTTTAATAGAGCTGGTGTTCCTTTGATGGAACTTGTAACTGAACCTGTAATTCACAGTGCAAAAGTAGCCGGTGCATTTGCAAGAGAATTGCAATTATTACTTAGATATTTAAACGCTGGTAATGCAAACATGGAAAAAGGGGAGATGCGTGTTGAGGTAAACATCTCTGTTTCAACCGAGCAAGGAGTTTTTGGAACAAAAGCGGAAATTAAAAATCTAAACTCATTTAGATCAGTTGAGCGTTCAATTGAATTTGAGATAAGACGCCATGTGGACGTAATTGAAGAAGGAGGAAAGATTGTTCAAGAGACAAGAGGTTTCGATGAGACTACAGGGAAGACATTTTCTCAGCGTGCAAAAGAAAATTCAAATGACTATAGATATTTTCCAGACCCTGACCTTCCAAAGATTTTTATTTCAGAAATTCCAGAGCTAGCACCAGATAGAATAAAAACAGAAATTGGAGAACTTCCATGGGAGAAACGTGCAAGATATAAGAAGGATTTTGGCATGAAGGACGAGGATGCTGAAATGTTTGTCCAGAATGATACTTTTAGAAAGTTCTTTGATTCTTTTGTTGGTGCAGAAAATGCTAATCATTCTCCTGAAAAAATAAAGGTAGGTATTAACTACATAACATCAGATATCGCGGGGTTAGTTAAGAAGTCTTCAAAAACTGATATATTAATTTCGGTACCATTCTTTATAGAGATGATCGATATGATTGATAAGGGGGAGCTTTCTTCTCGTGCTGCAAAAGATATTCTATTTAAGTATTGGGGTACACAGGCGGAGGGCGGAGCATTTGTAGAAAATATTAATGATGAAACTCGTTCTCCTAAGCAGATTGCTGAACAAGAAGGTTTGATACAAAAAAATGATCCAGAAGCTCTTAAGAAAATGATTCAGGAGATAATTGATGTAAATCAAGGTGTAGTTGCTGAGTATAAGGCTGGAAAGGAAGCTTCTCTACAATTCTTACTGGGGCAGATTATGAAAGTAAGCAAGGGATCTGTGAATCCTGCTGTTGCAAAGTCAACTTTAATTGAAATCATTAAGTAA
- a CDS encoding NYN domain-containing protein: MRNNLKNVAYIDNTNLHKGCESEGFNIDYIKLRTYLRERLDVGVAYVFIGYVPGNEERYRKFQERGYTLIFKPTIQDGIGKIKGNCDAELVLQATRDCCENNFKKMVIVSSDGDFGCLIQFLQERGKLEIVLSPRGKEKCSTLIKRLASKITFLPEVKHLISRDG; encoded by the coding sequence ATGCGCAATAACCTTAAAAATGTTGCTTACATCGACAATACCAATTTACACAAAGGATGTGAATCCGAAGGTTTTAATATTGATTATATAAAATTACGTACATATTTAAGAGAAAGACTTGATGTCGGAGTGGCCTATGTATTTATAGGATATGTACCCGGAAATGAAGAAAGATATAGAAAATTTCAAGAGCGAGGTTATACTTTGATATTTAAACCAACTATTCAGGATGGAATCGGAAAAATCAAAGGTAATTGTGATGCTGAATTGGTATTACAAGCCACCAGGGATTGTTGCGAAAATAATTTTAAAAAGATGGTTATTGTATCTAGCGATGGTGATTTTGGATGTCTCATTCAGTTTTTACAAGAAAGGGGTAAGTTAGAAATAGTATTGAGTCCTAGAGGAAAAGAAAAATGCTCGACTCTTATCAAAAGACTTGCCTCCAAAATAACTTTTTTGCCAGAAGTGAAGCATTTAATTAGTAGAGATGGATAA
- a CDS encoding RpiB/LacA/LacB family sugar-phosphate isomerase: MKIFIAADHAGYELKKALIEDITFSGATVIDCGATDYNENDDYPLIIQIAAQAVSEAESARLAGGAEYTDGEVRGIVIGGSGQGEAIVANKFPHIRTTVYYGGVQEIITLSREHNDSNVLSLGARFISENEAIMAVRLWLGTQFSQEDRHVRRIDQIEEIEGRVKDTLY; encoded by the coding sequence ATGAAAATATTTATAGCAGCTGATCATGCAGGATATGAGTTAAAAAAAGCATTAATAGAAGATATAACTTTTTCAGGAGCTACCGTTATCGATTGTGGGGCAACAGACTACAATGAAAATGATGATTATCCGTTAATAATTCAAATTGCAGCACAAGCTGTTTCAGAAGCTGAGAGCGCAAGACTTGCAGGAGGTGCAGAGTATACGGATGGGGAAGTTAGAGGAATTGTTATTGGGGGATCAGGTCAAGGAGAAGCGATTGTTGCGAACAAATTTCCACATATTAGAACTACGGTTTATTATGGAGGAGTTCAGGAAATAATCACACTTTCTCGTGAGCATAATGATTCAAATGTTTTGTCACTTGGGGCTAGATTTATTTCAGAGAATGAGGCTATAATGGCAGTAAGGCTTTGGTTGGGAACACAGTTTAGTCAAGAAGATAGGCATGTAAGAAGAATAGATCAAATAGAAGAGATTGAAGGTAGAGTTAAGGATACGCTATATTAA
- the obgE gene encoding GTPase ObgE, which yields MAFIDEMTIRMKAGNGGDGVVRWLHEKFKEFGGPSGGNGGTGGHIYAKAVRDSWLLSRYRHTKEFVAQNGQAGGNKSMHGSNGENLYVEVPVGTILKNLTTGEVFRLDKEGQETMILKGGNGGLGNENFKSSTNQTPEEHTPGKIGEEADFHIEVEIIASAGLIGLPNAGKSSLLNSLTRAEAKVGAYQFTTLEPNLGDLYGHILADIPGIIEGAGEGKGLGHKFLKHVRRTKMLLHCISIENEIENLGGHIGGMEEIYDVIREELASFDEELVKKEEIIIFTKSDLLPPGDAQEIAEKFMKKKFAGELAEGKKYFVISVYDVDAIKHFSDELMKILEVLD from the coding sequence ATGGCGTTTATAGACGAAATGACAATTAGGATGAAGGCTGGAAATGGAGGAGATGGAGTGGTTAGATGGTTGCATGAAAAGTTTAAGGAGTTTGGTGGTCCTTCTGGTGGAAACGGAGGAACTGGAGGTCATATATATGCAAAGGCTGTGAGAGATTCATGGCTGCTGTCTAGATATCGTCACACAAAAGAATTCGTTGCACAAAATGGTCAAGCTGGAGGAAACAAAAGTATGCACGGATCAAATGGTGAGAACCTATATGTAGAAGTTCCTGTTGGAACAATTTTGAAGAACCTTACAACTGGGGAGGTTTTTAGACTTGATAAGGAAGGTCAAGAAACTATGATTTTAAAGGGAGGAAATGGAGGTCTTGGAAATGAAAACTTTAAATCATCAACAAACCAAACTCCAGAAGAACATACTCCTGGAAAGATTGGAGAAGAAGCAGATTTTCACATTGAAGTTGAAATTATTGCTAGTGCTGGACTAATTGGTTTACCAAACGCAGGTAAGTCATCACTTTTAAATTCACTAACACGCGCTGAAGCAAAGGTTGGTGCATATCAGTTTACAACACTAGAGCCAAACTTAGGTGATTTGTATGGTCACATTCTTGCTGATATCCCAGGTATTATTGAAGGAGCAGGGGAAGGAAAGGGTCTTGGTCATAAATTCCTAAAACACGTAAGAAGAACAAAAATGCTTCTGCACTGTATTTCTATTGAAAATGAAATAGAAAATCTGGGTGGACACATTGGAGGGATGGAAGAAATTTACGATGTTATAAGAGAAGAACTTGCTTCATTTGACGAGGAATTAGTTAAGAAGGAAGAAATAATTATCTTCACAAAATCAGACTTGCTACCACCTGGGGACGCACAAGAAATTGCAGAAAAATTTATGAAGAAAAAGTTTGCTGGAGAACTAGCGGAGGGAAAGAAGTACTTTGTTATTTCTGTTTACGATGTGGACGCTATCAAGCATTTTTCTGATGAATTGATGAAGATTTTGGAGGTGTTGGACTAG
- a CDS encoding AI-2E family transporter → MNNKKPQIFFGVALAIVFVLSALVLLPFLTTLVLAVILSVLLNPIFKRVTKLFFKNKTIGALMTIILSCILIFIPIGLLSYQLFLEAQSAYSSFGASGASNIVTLNQSINENLRSMIPSIDVHLEKYIGDLYTWLISNLGNLFSGTFDIFLKTLIILVSMFFLLKDGEFIQKNIKDMIPISSDVYDYLVKSMKVTINSVVFGSIAIAIIQGVSSGIGFAIFGIPNSTMWGTVAAAASFIPGFGTGILFVPMMLYAFLYGSLFQVFGLLLWAMIFVNAIETFLRPMIIHKSVNIHPLFIIFSILGGISFFGPVGSILGPLILGLLFAMIRVYKMKDISIAK, encoded by the coding sequence ATGAACAATAAAAAACCACAAATATTTTTTGGAGTAGCCTTAGCTATTGTCTTTGTGCTGTCAGCTTTGGTCCTCCTTCCTTTTTTAACAACATTGGTACTCGCTGTTATCTTATCAGTACTGCTTAATCCTATATTTAAAAGAGTTACAAAACTATTTTTCAAGAATAAAACTATAGGAGCGTTAATGACTATTATTTTGTCATGTATTTTAATCTTCATACCAATCGGCCTACTTTCATATCAGCTGTTTCTAGAGGCTCAAAGTGCATATAGTTCATTTGGAGCATCGGGGGCGTCAAATATCGTGACTCTGAATCAATCAATTAATGAGAACCTCAGATCAATGATACCAAGTATTGATGTTCATTTAGAAAAATATATTGGAGATTTGTATACATGGTTAATATCTAATCTAGGAAACCTGTTCTCTGGTACATTTGATATTTTCCTAAAGACTTTGATTATATTAGTATCAATGTTCTTCCTGTTGAAGGACGGGGAGTTTATTCAAAAGAATATAAAGGACATGATTCCAATTTCATCCGATGTTTATGATTACCTGGTCAAAAGCATGAAGGTAACAATAAATTCCGTGGTGTTTGGCTCTATTGCAATTGCCATTATTCAAGGAGTTTCATCGGGAATTGGATTCGCAATTTTTGGTATTCCTAATTCAACAATGTGGGGAACAGTAGCAGCAGCTGCTTCATTCATACCAGGCTTTGGTACTGGTATTCTCTTTGTGCCAATGATGTTGTATGCCTTTTTGTATGGTTCTCTTTTTCAAGTTTTCGGGTTATTATTATGGGCCATGATTTTTGTTAATGCTATTGAAACATTTTTGAGACCTATGATTATTCATAAGTCAGTCAATATTCATCCTCTGTTCATTATATTTTCAATACTTGGAGGAATTAGTTTCTTTGGACCAGTTGGTTCAATACTTGGTCCGCTAATTCTAGGTCTACTGTTTGCTATGATAAGGGTTTATAAAATGAAGGATATCTCAATCGCTAAATAA
- a CDS encoding MYG1 family protein — translation MIKILKKIKKTLIHKTKNIVNLETGKAGGRDANHILIATHGSNFHPDDVCATAAALLYYGVDKTGLGKFLHGFNELQEKHNGEFVRVVRTLDKKVMDKATVLMDIGREYDEKRKRFDHHQEGGAGKREDGTPYASFGLVWKKFGKKIVGNADVAEYVDKMFVKQIDAMDNGISIAKSMFADGTSPLLFEDIIRLDCDLVFGLNLEPQEMNKVFDKTFFKLVPLAQKMIIMTALKGYAIVEADKKLEQLYNKAVDKRVIIMDKKTPVKLSNFKEPLFMVYPSLRGGWNAQAVRIGSGSYESRTHFPKSWEAKDPADLQKITGVPDATFCASGRWLVAAGSKAGVLKLVDLALKEIEAGREKVKIEFDQE, via the coding sequence ATGATAAAAATACTAAAAAAAATAAAAAAAACATTAATACATAAAACAAAAAATATAGTTAATCTGGAAACAGGTAAGGCTGGAGGTCGCGATGCTAATCATATTTTAATTGCCACACACGGCTCTAATTTTCATCCAGATGATGTTTGTGCAACAGCGGCCGCGTTGCTATATTACGGAGTAGACAAGACAGGGTTGGGGAAATTTTTGCATGGCTTTAATGAGCTACAAGAAAAGCATAATGGAGAGTTTGTTAGGGTTGTTAGAACATTAGATAAAAAAGTAATGGACAAGGCTACTGTCCTAATGGATATAGGACGCGAGTATGATGAAAAAAGAAAGAGATTTGACCATCATCAAGAGGGTGGAGCAGGAAAGAGAGAAGACGGAACACCCTACGCTTCATTTGGGCTGGTTTGGAAGAAGTTTGGTAAAAAAATAGTAGGTAATGCTGATGTTGCTGAATATGTAGACAAAATGTTCGTTAAACAAATCGATGCAATGGATAATGGAATAAGTATTGCAAAAAGCATGTTCGCAGACGGTACCTCACCACTTCTTTTTGAGGACATAATTAGACTAGATTGTGACCTTGTCTTTGGATTAAACCTAGAACCTCAGGAGATGAATAAGGTTTTTGACAAGACTTTCTTTAAATTAGTACCTTTGGCCCAAAAGATGATTATAATGACAGCTCTCAAGGGTTATGCTATTGTGGAGGCTGACAAAAAGCTGGAGCAATTATACAATAAAGCCGTAGATAAAAGGGTGATAATTATGGACAAAAAGACACCTGTCAAGTTATCAAACTTCAAAGAGCCTTTGTTTATGGTATATCCTTCACTTAGGGGTGGTTGGAATGCCCAAGCTGTCAGAATAGGATCTGGGTCATATGAGTCTAGAACTCACTTCCCAAAGAGCTGGGAAGCAAAGGATCCAGCTGATTTGCAAAAGATAACAGGCGTTCCGGATGCTACATTTTGTGCCTCAGGTAGATGGTTAGTTGCTGCTGGAAGCAAGGCTGGAGTCTTAAAACTCGTAGATCTAGCATTGAAAGAGATTGAGGCTGGTAGAGAAAAGGTTAAGATTGAGTTTGATCAAGAGTAG
- the gap gene encoding type I glyceraldehyde-3-phosphate dehydrogenase — MPQTRIAINGAGRIGRAFLKLAITNPDFQIVAINDLADIENIAYLLKYDSAYGRSGLDIKADKVAGVLNINGQEVKYLSEKDPAMLPWKELAVDIVLESTGLFVSRVKAEAHILAGAKRVVVSAPTKDEVGALQAATVLMGINEADIATCPVTSNASCTTNAASPLISILNETIGIESAILNTVHGYTASQSLVDGPNKKDWREGRAAAMNIVPSSTGAAIAVTKVITDLAGKFDGVSMRVPVITGSIVDITFIAKRATTKEEVNEILKKAAIDARWDGIFEASEEELVSRDIIGNPHASIADLKLTRVVNGNLVKVLAWYDNEMGYTHALLKHVVKAAANL, encoded by the coding sequence ATGCCACAAACAAGAATTGCCATTAATGGCGCCGGTAGAATAGGAAGAGCTTTTCTAAAGCTTGCAATTACTAATCCAGATTTCCAAATTGTTGCTATTAATGATTTAGCAGATATTGAGAATATTGCGTATCTTTTAAAATACGATTCTGCTTATGGAAGAAGTGGACTAGATATAAAGGCGGACAAGGTCGCTGGAGTTTTGAATATTAATGGTCAAGAAGTTAAGTATTTATCAGAAAAAGACCCCGCAATGCTTCCTTGGAAGGAATTAGCAGTTGATATTGTTCTTGAGTCAACCGGTCTTTTTGTTTCTCGAGTAAAAGCAGAAGCTCATATTTTAGCTGGCGCAAAAAGAGTTGTTGTTTCAGCTCCAACAAAAGATGAGGTTGGGGCACTACAAGCAGCAACAGTTCTTATGGGAATAAATGAAGCTGACATTGCAACTTGCCCTGTGACTTCAAACGCATCTTGTACAACAAATGCGGCGAGTCCACTTATCTCAATTTTAAATGAAACTATTGGAATTGAATCTGCAATTCTAAATACTGTTCATGGTTACACAGCAAGTCAGTCATTAGTTGACGGGCCAAATAAAAAAGACTGGAGAGAAGGAAGAGCGGCTGCGATGAACATCGTTCCATCTTCAACTGGTGCTGCAATTGCTGTCACAAAAGTTATAACAGATCTTGCCGGAAAGTTCGACGGAGTATCAATGAGAGTACCGGTTATTACAGGATCAATTGTAGATATTACCTTTATTGCAAAGCGAGCAACAACAAAAGAGGAAGTGAATGAAATTTTAAAGAAGGCAGCGATTGATGCTAGATGGGATGGAATATTTGAGGCATCAGAAGAAGAACTTGTATCGAGGGATATAATTGGTAACCCCCATGCTTCTATTGCTGACCTGAAGCTTACAAGGGTTGTTAATGGTAATCTAGTCAAAGTTCTAGCATGGTATGATAATGAAATGGGTTACACTCATGCGTTGCTGAAACACGTTGTTAAAGCTGCTGCAAACCTATAA
- a CDS encoding fibronectin type III domain-containing protein produces MKKFFLLFLTLIILSISAHISVFAQTKLDPKIYDKYGFRLDQKLHKPATSTPSILSIASSTLLKATSTLVKPDVPPVDLSAFKQGEAASCFDYYTFGSIAVNLSTDASTYSPGDVVILRGEIKNNNKYPITNLTVRARLVKDIPNPDYLRSEIITLQDFNIVENITLDAGKSFAVNYSHLLPLNSPKGEYKLLFYAYNNDRFEQSGLSFSNISTAQSLRFKVVGNNPQQVYLDQTKITVNDMDYNVIGPIPEIAKSNSANISIPLVNPTGKDEKMTITYSLYKWDDLLDKNKVDSKVENITVSANSKVNLLYKVVKTDMPIYYLNIKSDKANANNDLNKKSKTVFDIQTESNVRFAVAGYDYPRINSFGVNTYPIVAGQDISLFTCYNNAAKKDTQSNVNISTILYDDKNNIISKTQYDGKINGSISAIFNRFKSKRDIVNFKAEVVITDSAGNIIDKIENNYNCKDINPKICPAEINNNSAWIILFFLILIVFMIIIFYVKIKSNKRKSVNLISMIFTIIFTIIPSLMFAHTSEAATRRASLDFYMDSSANGAPDSIGLVEKEFNFNKSGINLSDVDLNVLNVGESIDASSPSAVGSWYFKGYPLDHTNMDGSKYMSSDTYDFSTTYVDFSMGTPIEVGDTNISSDNPSVVSCISNKCTAVGPGTANINVSFADKENETSNDIKTCDVFDFTYKRWKGDYLTPGRSYGYGLAPNCVPGRLANAGMDTSFVRSHFIPYYDSMDEALFPTYAYSYFDNIRFFPGPSKGFGIVNTLLHIYVDHTDFADPDSGSSDWSIGAAQAFSFDPIKYAITVPSTINATQTSACTGVTNISQSSATVNWSYVDPEGDPQTNFQVQISVDSTFADSSIVNSVAASANTDASSVRSVSIQGLTSNTTYFCRVRTLNTANGWSEYNNCSNSFITTGNNISAPTISGPHDVSLGVPATYTASSSLAAVTKKENDSFFASVFFALKKVFAQTSTETKLVYQFDWNNDGIIDYSSDPVLPGVEVQASNTWNTKGDFIFKARATEPVSGVSSDWVSFNINVSDKPKVQALFYCVSPNLSWGAVPNAISYDFEVKNKTDLTSVHKTITGLTVDISQYLNNTNISFGVRAIYSGNLKGDQTWVNNITPTCPKLGDSLNIKSGMIFGSNPPWANETTKKCAYFGQIDPTIVMSDEKTYTGIVVKACSIDGISVSLSNTVNGGKGFENIPKNVGNHILSCNLDYDNGIDANGAVIRSNATTVLSAKCSNLANTVEK; encoded by the coding sequence ATGAAAAAGTTTTTTTTATTGTTTCTTACATTAATTATATTAAGTATATCGGCCCACATTTCTGTTTTTGCTCAAACAAAGCTTGACCCAAAAATATATGATAAATACGGATTCAGACTTGATCAAAAACTACATAAACCAGCAACCTCTACACCGTCAATTTTATCAATAGCATCTTCGACTTTACTAAAAGCAACTTCTACCTTAGTAAAGCCTGACGTGCCACCAGTTGATTTGTCGGCTTTTAAACAAGGAGAAGCTGCTTCATGTTTTGATTACTATACCTTTGGAAGTATAGCTGTAAACCTTTCAACAGATGCATCTACATATAGTCCTGGAGATGTGGTTATCTTACGTGGTGAAATTAAGAATAATAATAAATATCCAATTACTAATTTGACTGTAAGAGCTAGATTAGTAAAAGATATTCCAAATCCAGATTATCTAAGATCGGAAATTATCACGTTACAAGATTTTAATATCGTAGAAAATATAACACTAGATGCTGGTAAAAGTTTTGCTGTTAATTACTCACATTTATTGCCGTTGAACTCACCAAAAGGCGAGTATAAGTTGCTATTTTATGCATATAATAATGACCGATTTGAGCAATCAGGTTTATCGTTTTCAAATATTTCTACAGCACAAAGCTTGAGATTTAAGGTTGTCGGCAATAATCCTCAGCAGGTATATTTGGACCAAACAAAGATTACTGTCAACGACATGGATTATAATGTGATAGGACCAATACCAGAAATAGCCAAAAGTAATTCGGCAAACATTTCAATACCACTAGTGAATCCAACAGGTAAGGATGAAAAAATGACAATTACATACTCTTTGTATAAATGGGATGACTTGCTTGATAAAAACAAAGTAGACTCAAAAGTGGAAAATATTACCGTCTCAGCAAACAGCAAGGTTAATTTGTTGTACAAGGTGGTCAAGACGGATATGCCTATTTATTACTTAAATATCAAATCAGATAAAGCAAATGCAAATAATGATTTAAACAAAAAAAGTAAAACCGTTTTTGATATTCAAACAGAGTCGAACGTACGATTTGCGGTTGCAGGCTATGACTATCCGAGAATAAATTCATTTGGCGTTAACACATATCCAATAGTTGCTGGACAGGATATATCATTGTTTACCTGTTATAATAATGCAGCAAAAAAAGATACACAAAGTAATGTGAATATCAGCACAATTTTATATGATGACAAGAATAATATTATCTCTAAAACTCAGTACGATGGAAAGATTAATGGAAGTATCAGTGCAATCTTTAATAGGTTTAAAAGTAAGAGAGATATTGTAAATTTCAAGGCTGAAGTAGTGATTACTGATAGTGCTGGAAATATTATTGATAAAATAGAAAATAATTACAATTGTAAGGACATTAATCCCAAGATATGTCCAGCTGAAATTAATAACAATTCAGCTTGGATTATTTTGTTTTTTCTAATTTTGATTGTATTCATGATTATAATTTTTTATGTAAAAATTAAAAGTAATAAAAGAAAGTCGGTAAATTTAATATCGATGATTTTTACTATAATCTTCACAATTATTCCAAGCTTGATGTTTGCGCATACATCAGAGGCTGCGACCCGAAGGGCATCGTTGGATTTTTACATGGATAGTTCAGCAAATGGTGCCCCAGATTCTATTGGATTGGTAGAAAAAGAATTTAATTTTAATAAATCTGGAATCAATCTAAGTGATGTAGACTTGAATGTTCTAAATGTTGGTGAATCTATCGATGCATCCTCGCCATCAGCTGTTGGATCGTGGTATTTTAAAGGTTACCCATTGGACCATACTAATATGGATGGCAGTAAATATATGTCGAGTGATACCTATGATTTTTCAACAACTTATGTCGATTTTTCAATGGGGACGCCTATTGAAGTAGGTGATACAAATATTAGTTCAGATAATCCTAGTGTAGTATCTTGTATATCAAACAAATGTACGGCGGTAGGACCTGGTACAGCAAATATTAATGTATCCTTTGCTGATAAAGAGAATGAAACTTCAAATGATATTAAAACATGTGATGTGTTCGATTTTACTTACAAGCGCTGGAAGGGTGATTATTTGACTCCAGGACGATCCTATGGATATGGCTTAGCACCTAACTGTGTACCTGGTAGGCTTGCCAATGCAGGAATGGATACAAGTTTTGTCCGTAGTCATTTTATACCGTATTACGATAGTATGGACGAAGCGCTATTTCCTACTTATGCATATTCTTATTTTGATAATATTCGTTTTTTCCCAGGTCCTAGTAAGGGCTTTGGTATTGTTAATACACTGCTTCATATATATGTAGATCATACGGATTTTGCAGACCCAGATTCGGGTTCATCAGATTGGAGTATTGGTGCTGCTCAGGCATTTTCTTTTGATCCAATTAAATATGCAATAACTGTTCCATCAACTATAAACGCAACACAGACATCTGCCTGTACTGGCGTAACAAATATCTCTCAGTCTTCTGCAACTGTGAATTGGTCCTACGTAGATCCTGAGGGCGACCCTCAAACAAATTTTCAGGTACAAATATCAGTAGATTCCACCTTTGCTGATTCAAGTATTGTTAATTCAGTTGCAGCATCAGCAAACACAGACGCGTCATCTGTCAGGTCAGTATCAATACAAGGTCTTACTTCTAATACTACATACTTTTGCAGAGTAAGGACACTTAATACTGCAAATGGATGGAGTGAGTATAATAATTGTTCCAATAGTTTTATTACAACTGGAAATAACATTTCAGCTCCAACCATCTCAGGCCCACACGATGTCTCCCTTGGGGTGCCAGCAACATACACAGCTTCATCCAGCTTGGCTGCTGTTACAAAAAAAGAAAATGATTCATTCTTTGCATCAGTATTTTTTGCTCTTAAAAAAGTTTTTGCACAAACATCCACAGAAACTAAGTTAGTATATCAATTTGATTGGAATAATGATGGTATAATAGACTATTCTAGTGATCCTGTGTTACCTGGTGTTGAGGTACAAGCCTCAAATACTTGGAATACAAAAGGAGACTTCATCTTCAAAGCAAGAGCTACCGAACCAGTAAGTGGAGTTTCTTCAGATTGGGTGAGCTTTAATATAAATGTCAGCGATAAACCTAAAGTACAAGCATTATTCTATTGTGTTTCCCCAAACCTATCTTGGGGTGCTGTTCCAAATGCTATAAGTTATGATTTTGAAGTGAAAAATAAAACAGATTTAACCTCTGTACACAAAACTATAACAGGTCTAACTGTAGATATTTCTCAGTATCTAAATAATACAAATATCTCGTTTGGTGTTAGAGCAATATATTCTGGAAATCTTAAGGGAGATCAAACCTGGGTAAATAATATTACGCCAACTTGTCCTAAGTTGGGTGATAGTTTGAACATAAAGAGCGGTATGATATTTGGATCAAATCCGCCATGGGCAAATGAAACAACTAAAAAATGTGCATATTTTGGACAAATAGATCCTACTATTGTTATGTCAGATGAAAAAACCTACACAGGAATTGTTGTAAAAGCATGCTCAATTGATGGAATAAGTGTGTCTTTGTCTAATACAGTAAATGGGGGAAAGGGGTTTGAGAATATACCAAAAAATGTTGGGAATCATATATTGTCCTGTAATTTAGATTATGATAATGGAATAGATGCTAATGGTGCTGTTATAAGATCTAATGCAACGACTGTATTAAGTGCTAAGTGTTCAAACTTGGCAAACACTGTGGAGAAATAA